The DNA segment GGCAGGGAACATGGAGTTGGCTCGTTCTGTTTTTAAGCGTATGCCGGAGAAAAATGATGTTTCCTGGAACACAATGATTTCTGGATGTGTAAAGTTAAGTAACATAGAAGCTGCTAGAGCTGTTTTTGATGAGATGCCGGAGAAAAGTGTAATCTCTTGGACTGCTATGGTGTCAGGATATGCTACAATTGGTGATCTTCAATCAGCAAGAAAGATGTTTGACCGAATACCAGAAAAGAATGTGATTTCATGGAATGCCTTGATTGCTGGATATGTAAATAACCATATGTTTGATGAAGCTCTTTCAGTGTTTCAGCATATGTTGATCGATGGGAGTTGCAAACCCAATCAGACCACTTTGATTAGTATACTCTCAGCTTGCTCATATTTGGGATCTCATGAGCATGGAAAATGGATTGATTCTTTTATAAGAAAAAACAAATTTGACGTATCAGTCCCACTAGGAAATGCTTTAATTGATACATTTGCAAAATGTGGAGATATGGAAAATGCAAAAGCAGTTTTCTTAAGCATGGCTCAGAAATGCATAATTACTTGGACTACAATGATATCAGGATTAGCAGTGAATGGGCACTGCAGAGACGCCCTAGAACTCTATGAGAAGATGTGCTTGGAAGGAGTAGAGCCGGATGATGTTGTATTTGTTGCTGTTCTGTCAGCTTGCACTCACGGTGGGCTGCTGGAAGAAGGGAAAAGGGTATTTGACCAGATGGTGAATAAGTTTGGCATTAAACCACGGATTGATCATTATGGATGCATGGTTGATCTTCTTGGCCGAGCTGGAAAGTTTGAAGAAGCACTGAGTTTCATTAAGAGCATGCATTTGGAACCTAACGCAGTCATTTGGGCCACTTTACTTTCTGCTTGTAAAATTCATGGAAATGGGGAGTTGTTAGAGTCCTTAA comes from the Nicotiana sylvestris chromosome 4, ASM39365v2, whole genome shotgun sequence genome and includes:
- the LOC104227571 gene encoding pentatricopeptide repeat-containing protein At1g08070, chloroplastic-like, whose translation is MRISNITPNSFTFTFLLRCFESFESLEAGQVMHGHIVKLGFESSVFAKNTLMDFYAKCGGNLGSARKVFDEMLDRDVVSWNTMIGGYMIHGDQERALCLFEAMPERNVVTWNSVIAGLLKAGNMELARSVFKRMPEKNDVSWNTMISGCVKLSNIEAARAVFDEMPEKSVISWTAMVSGYATIGDLQSARKMFDRIPEKNVISWNALIAGYVNNHMFDEALSVFQHMLIDGSCKPNQTTLISILSACSYLGSHEHGKWIDSFIRKNKFDVSVPLGNALIDTFAKCGDMENAKAVFLSMAQKCIITWTTMISGLAVNGHCRDALELYEKMCLEGVEPDDVVFVAVLSACTHGGLLEEGKRVFDQMVNKFGIKPRIDHYGCMVDLLGRAGKFEEALSFIKSMHLEPNAVIWATLLSACKIHGNGELLESLTRRILEQEPNNPSYLTLIMNLSSSIGRWQDALNFRRATRDKGIEKIPGCSSIQIGNSVHEFLAKDTKHSQRKEIYRVLGCLNGHLKLCEVE